In Lapillicoccus jejuensis, the DNA window CGGCCCCGGTCGGACCGCTCGCGCAGACCGAGGCGGCGCGCGCGCTGGCCGACGACGCGGTCCCGGGCCACGACGCGCCCATCGCGCTCGCGCTCCGTGCCCACCTCCAGGCGCGTCTCGTCACCGCCGAGAACGGCCTGCGGCTGGTCAGCCGCGCGGCGCCCGTCGACCTGTCCGACGCCGAGGTCGACGCCGTACGGCGGCTCCTGGCCGAGCGGGTCGCCGACGTCGGGTCGCTGGGGCGGGACCTCGCCCGCCGCCTGCTGCTCGCCGGGGTCGTCGTCCCCGGCTGAGGACTCCTAGGCGGCGGCCGGGTCGAGGAACCAGCCCGTGACCATGCCCTCGGGACGGCCCGGCTCGAGGTAGAACTCCTCGCCGAAGGCGATGGCGAAGACGGCCGGGGGCATCTGCAGCATCATCGCGACGTCGGTCTGGCTGGCGTGGCAGGCCAGCGCCTCCCGCTTGCGGGGGACGTCGTCGCCCAGCTCGAGACGCCAGTGCAGCTCGGCCTCGGGCGTGCCCATCGGGTTGCCGTCGTCGCCGGCCCCGTCGGGGTCGAAGCCGTCCATCCCGGCCTCGACGGCCATCGCGTGCAGCGCGCGCATCCGGTCGCGGTTCATCGTCGCCTCGAGGTAGCGCGGCGCGCGCCGCGCGAGCTCGGCGGCCCGCTTCGTCACCCGGTGGACCATGACGTGGTCGGGGTGGCCGTAGCCGCCGTGCCAGTCGTACCCGACGACGACGTCGGCGTCCTCCTCGTCGAGGACGTCGGCGAGGCGCCGCGCGGCCTGCTCGAGGTCGGCCCGGGCGAAGGCCCCGTCGGCGGCGTTCTGCTCCCAGCCCGTCATGCCGGAGTCGGCGTACCCCAGCCACACCAGCCGGGCCGCGCCGGTCACGCGCGCCGACGCCTCGGCCTCCGCGCGCCGTCGCTGGACGACGGTCTCGCCCGGGGCCAGGTCGTCCGGGACGGCGCCGTGGTCGCCGTTGGTCGCGTAGACGACGACGACGCGG includes these proteins:
- a CDS encoding PIG-L deacetylase family protein, with product MSTLVFVHAHPDDEGSGTAGAMLRATREGHRVVVVYATNGDHGAVPDDLAPGETVVQRRRAEAEASARVTGAARLVWLGYADSGMTGWEQNAADGAFARADLEQAARRLADVLDEEDADVVVGYDWHGGYGHPDHVMVHRVTKRAAELARRAPRYLEATMNRDRMRALHAMAVEAGMDGFDPDGAGDDGNPMGTPEAELHWRLELGDDVPRKREALACHASQTDVAMMLQMPPAVFAIAFGEEFYLEPGRPEGMVTGWFLDPAAA